GGCTGATAGAACCTGCCAGAGGAGGGCCCACCATAGGAGTGGGTCGAGTTGGATTGGCCACGAGAGAACCCACCATGAAAGGCTCCTCTGTTGGACTGGTTGGGACCGCCATTATATCGAGGAAATGATTGTTGTTGAGACCTGAAAGTGCGATTGCCATATGCCACATTGGCCTCTGGAGAAATCTCAGAATCACTAATAGCAATATTAGTACTAAGGTCTATGTCTTTTTCAGGCTTTTCAATTCGATTTTCTGAAGCGAGAAGCAAAGCTTCTATCTGTGCAACTGAGTATTCTTCGGTACGAGTATTAGTCGAAATAACAAATGTATCATATTCACTAGGTAAGCCTTTAAAAATGGCAGCAACATGATCTCTAACACTAATTACTTCTCCCACAGAGGCTAAAAGATCAATAGTTTGTTTTACCTTTAGGAGATAGTCATTGAGTGAGAGAGACCCCTTGCGTAGGTTCTGCAATTTGGTTCTGAATTCGAGAATCTTCGCCGAAACTTGAAGTGTGTAGTGCTGCTCAAGTGTGGTCCAGATCTGATGAGATGAAGAGCACCCGACCATCCTCGTGAGAAGACTATCGGACATGGAGGAGAGAAGCCATGAGATCAGGAGTTGATCTTGAACAAACCAGTCGCTAAAAGCTGGATTGATTGTGTTAAGAACACGATCTTCATCTGTGAGGTACTTTGGAAGGACTCCGGTGCCGGTGACGAAGCTGAAAAGTCGATTGCCATGGATCGCCGCAAGAACTTGTTGTTTCCAGAGAAGGTAATTGTGATCGTTGAGCTTGATGGAGAGATTGTGACTGAAGTGCACCGTGAGTACCTCTGTTCTTGGACGAGCGACTGGTGGTGTGCCATTGTTGGCCGTGAAGTTGTGGTTGGGTTCGTTTGAAGGATTGGGAGGTCGGACAGAGGTAGCTGATGTAGTAGCCATGCTCGCCATTAACGGCGGGAATGGATCTGATACCATGTTTGGCCTTCTAGCCATGACAGAAATAACGGTGGTTTCAATGGACAAAgatgagagaaagagagggaaagATAAGAGAAAGATTATGAGAATAGAAAGAATTATTCTGTTAATGAAATCACCAAAAAGGTGATTTATATACACAAAGCTAATCAAGAAACCAAGCAAAACAGAATAGCAGAATGGTTAACAACCATATACACCAGCTACCAGTAGAGCACTGTGTATAACCGAAAATACCAAActacaaacaacaaacaacagAATACAGCTCTAACAcgcttcatattttttttctttttgaaatttTCTTTTTAATGAGACCAAGTTTTCTCTCAGAAAAAACAAGTTCACTCTCATTTTCAGTCAGTATTTTGCATTATCATATACTTCAATTTATCAGAGTTCTTTTGTTTGATTTCTATGTCGTTGGTAGTTAATGACTCTTAACTTGTTTTGTATTCCGAGGAGATTTAAGATTAAGATGGTAGTAAATGGAGGACATTAATTCTTCATAGTTTTCTACTATTCTAGCTATATATGTACATGAATTGATCACTTCTAAACGGAGTCAAACTCACTCCAAAGGCATAATCAGAAATGAGTTGACGCTCGGCTCGATCAATTGAATCCACCCTGTTGAATAAAATTCCACTTATAACCAGATCCTTTACATAAATCCACATCAGCATACAAGATCAAGCTTTACAGAAATTACAAATAAACCTAATGGCTTTGCCTCTAACAGATCAGAACCAAGAATTAGTTACAACTGATTGTAACTAATTCTCAGCTCGTACAAGCCATCAATACAGGCTATAAATATATGAAGATAAAAGGGCTTTTATACATACAACCAGAAAAGTCTTCAGCTCCAAGATCCAAGAGAGAAAGTTCCAAAGAAAGAGAGTAAAGCTCTCGTGGTGAggagaacaagaagaagagagtaCATGCAAAGAGAAATCAGAGTGTTAGACAAAGTAGAAAttaaaagagaaagagagagatctGTACAGAGAGAAGGATAGAGTCTTACCTGATCAAATCTTGTGACAGGAAGCTCCAATATTATGTAATCGCCATTGTTGATAGTGGAAACTCAAGCTTGATCACTGAGGGAGCTTGACGGAGACGTAGCCCCAATTTTTGGGGTGAACTCCGAAATAATTTCTGGTGTCTTCTtctccttttctctctttgtttaTACGATTTGTGCttaaatgtgtgtgtgtgtttatcTGAGTGCTTTAAACTGAGACCTAGAATCTAACGACACTGTTTGTTTGGTCGTTTTTCCTTTGGGTTATATAAAGTATCAGATCTGTGAATGGTCAGAAATGACCTTAAGGGACTAATGATGTGTTTTGTTGGTGTAGGGTTAGAACTGTAATAAACCTACACACCCTTTATGCAAGAGACGAGATCAACACCCTCCAACCATCATTTGGAGAGAATCTCGAAGAACATGGTATTGTACATTTTATGTCCTCCGATAATCATTAATCATCTTAATTAGGAGTCGGAGGAAATCAAAAGAAATAATCCCACGGTTACTTGGTGAGACTGGGGAGAGAGTGTTTAATTAGCCGAAATAATTCACCTCAGTTATTTAGTCAATTTATATAGTCATTTGCTCAAACTTTTGAAAAGTACCATGACATATATTCCCCATTGACACACCAAAGCTTGCTCATGCAGAATTGCAGATGCAGGCCATATCCAAATTCAAAACCATGTGGAGCGTGTTGATTGGTTAAAATTAGTAATTGCTTCAAATTATAGAACATATTAAAAGATTagtgttctttttttttcttctttttttggaTAAAAGAAATAATACAGTCTAGTTGAACTTCATGACAGAGAAGGAAGCCACTTGATTAATTTTCTGGGGATGATATATGCACTTGGCCTTGCAAAAAGGGACTTTAGTCTTTAGGGTATCTTTTGTGATTTACGTAtcttaatttattattcaaattgTAATAATGATAAAGCAAatcattacttttttttttttgctcagaTATTGAAAATGGTACAAAGATGCTCAAATCTAGTTTAAACTGAAATAACGTTGCTCTCTTCTATTAACTTTACTTGCCTTTAAGACACAACTATATCCCTTTTTAGATTTGGGCACTTAAAAAACCACCTGAATTACTCTGTAAAAGAGCAGGTTGCATCCATAATGTTGTTTCTCTGTAAAAGAGTGTTCCTTCTATGGAAATTAACTGCTCTAAAGACATAGCATTAGTGATGAGATCAGGCAGCTTTGTTCTGTTTTAATACTTTGCCATACTTAAGATGcataaaaatcaataaataaattttgAATGATTATAAATTGTGGATATATTATTTAAGATATCATTTCTTTGAAAATCACTACTTATTTATGAGGTTTTGAAGATCATGCTTGTAAAACTCATTCACCAAGTAAGCTTTGTAACAAAAACCAGAAGCAAAGGGCCTCTCACTCTTATTATATGCCAACATCTCAAAGAAAAAGGAACCACCCATCAACGCCTACCTTTATATTTTTACAAACCATATAGTTTTGAGAAAAAAGCAACCTCATTCCAAATCGTGGTCTTTCTCATTAGCATTATTACCACCATTAACACCAGGAGAAAGCTCTGCTTCGAATGCCTTGGAAGTTGAAGGCAGCCTTTCATATATTCTTGATGCAAATGGAAGAAGCCTGCACCGTCCGAAAGTAAGACTCTGGCTGAGCTTCTCGTAGCTCAACTTCTGCTGAACATAAACCAAAACTGCAAGAACAATTGCCGTCACAGGAATGGCAACGTCTCCAAACTTCGAGTAGAAGTTCATACTTGGATCAACAAACTCGTACTCTTCAGGGAAATAAGGAATGTTGGGATCGCTAACGTAATCATAGAGATGCGGAAGAAGTCTAACCAAAGTGATTCCGATGTAGTACAGCTTTCTAAGTGATTGACAATCAATCTGCCATATCAAGTTGCCAATTACTTGTGGGAGAAGGAAAAAGTCTTGGACAAGACCAACATACTGTTCAAGCTCAGCTTCCCATTCACTCTGAACAATAGAGTTTGCTCCAATATATGCATAGCTTCTAGTCCTTTGGTCACCTCTCGTACTACGAAGGAACAGAACAAGTAGGTAGCCAATTAGATGTATCGCCACGTTACTCAGAAGCACCTTCTTGTCACTTGGGACGCGATGGGGTTTGAGAGGATCTCGTGTTAGCAATCTCACGCGAGATTTCCACACTTTTTGACAAAGCCTTAGAGTCAGTATCAACGAGACCATAACAAGAAGCTTCACAGTGTAATCAAGTACGTCGAACCATCGGCTGCTTTCGAGATAGTTATACAATTGGTAGGATTCAGAACTAGCCTTCTTGAAGAGAGCTTCGGCGCCTGTGACTAAAGGAATACTGTATCCAATTGCTTGGACCCCAAGCATGACAAGAAACATGTATGGAACAGAGTCCGTATTCCTCTGAGTGTGAAACAATTGCGCTGTAATACAAGCAATCGCAAATGAAAGAGTCAGAATCCTGAGGATTCCCTCAATTCCCCTACGAGATAGGAAGTCTTCCCTCTGATTCCTGTAAGTTATTGGGACAGTTTGGAACTTGACTTGACTGAAATGAAGAGGGTCATCGTCATTTCTTTTGCTGGCTATGTTAATTCTGGCAAGCGAATCGACTAACCCGCGAGCTGTAGTAGAAGGATACGATACAATCACGTCAATCAAACAGTCCAACCCGGCTTCAAGATCCTGGCTCTTATGTAATATTTCCCAAGAGGCTCGCACATCCCTACAGCCAACTAAGAACATTTTTCCAACACGTTGGTCATAGATACCCTCCAAGAAAAGTACCGAAATATTACTGTACCCCTCTCCTCCAGTGACTGTGAGCAGGCCTGACACATTCAAAAGGAGCTGATTCTCTGTGTATTCAGCCTTAGTGTGGTATGGAGTCTCAGTCTCACTGTCAACCGCGCCGAAACTGAATGTATTTCTTGAAAAGCTCCCAAATAGGGGGCCAAGTGAGAGAATATTCATCTGAATATTTGTTCTTCGAACCCGAGATTTAGGAGTCTTTGAATCTGGGGCAGCATAGGTATAGAATGTGAGATCTTCTGAGAGAAGAGAAAGGCTAACGTTATAGTTTGCAGCATCTTCAAGTTTTGGGAATTTCAGCAATGATTTCTTGATCGTAGTTTGAAGACTGAAGTCCTCATTTTTTTTCAAGATGGTATCAGCTCTTGTAGCGGTTGAGTAACTGTAAGATGGATGTGAGCCTTGAAAGTAGTTCCGGAGATATGAAGGGTGGTTTATAAACTTTTGAAATGAAAGGGGAAAGTATGATGGAGCGTTTGAACTAATGCTTGAAAAAGTCCCATACATAATGCTTCTTTGCTTTAAAGAAAATGAGGTAGGGATATACAAACAGATACGAGAATTGCATCCATTCCCTTCAGGATCAACGATTCCAGGGCAACCAACCATGCAAAGCTGCCCACTGGTAGAATTCCAAATTCCCTCAGCAGCAACAGTCAAGTTTCCAATCCCTGATCTCCTGGAGGCAGTATATGGATTCTCCGATGGAGGAGAGGCTCTAAATTCAACTGACAGTTTTGCTGAACTGGTACTTCCGTGGCCATTTGATTGCTCACATCTAACCACTTTTATATAAAGGCTGACACCTTTGAAACCACCATCTGTTTTGTTGATCCCAAATGGACCCAACTTGCTACAGAATTCATCTTTCCCACTACAATTCCAGTTTGGCAGAACGGTGAAAGGTTGTCGATTCGAGGTGATCTCCTCAAACATATCACAAAAATGATTCCCTTTGTAGACACTTATTCCCGGTATCAACAACGAGCCATCATCAGTTATCTTATACGGGTAAGGATCACAGGCTTTCGAAACCAGCTTATCAGAGGTGAAGTCATAATAGATTGATGAACTTTTTCTCCCCAACTGTGACactatgtaaacatcatcaaagtaCTTTTGGTTCGCTTTCGCGTTCAAACTACTCATTTGGCCTCGGATTGCTCTGCTCGTCAAATTAAGCTTCTTTGGCAAGCGAAGAACAAGTAGAATCTTATCATCCTGCGATGAAGGAGGGTTCTCGTAGCTGTAAGGTGAAGAAGCATTCACCCATTCCCATGGATTAGTAGGCTTCGATTCTCGAGATGGCAACATCGCATTCCCCAACATACAAACCACTCTTTCCCCTCCATTATTTTCAGATTCAGTGTAAACCCCTTGGAATTCAATAAGGAGATTCGAAAACCCCGGCCAAATATGAAACTCAGGGCTCTTACGCCCACCATACCAATAAGACTCACCATCTTCAGTAATGGCTAAGTTCAGAGTGCCACTGATACTAACAGACTTCTTTGATCGATGGAAAGGGCTCACATGTGTAACCTGGAATGAAACCAAGTTCAAGGGATCACCCTTCGGCTTCGGGTTTGAAATGTACTCAAACATCGTTGAGTTCTTCTCAGTAGTTCGATATCTATCATCAAATGGCATTATTGGGGCTTGACCCTTGACCTGAAACCAATCCCCGTTCTTCAAAAATAGATCTCTTTTAATAATATTGCCATCAGTTTTCAATTCAGAAGCAGAAGATAACACAGATTTACACTGTTCTTTCACTTCATCAATTCGATCATAGTTATAGGTTACTTGAGATTCAGTATGGAAACCAGATTCACCTCCAAATTCAAAGTCTGAAGCCTGGCCCCAAACCTCTGAAACTGCTGAAAACCCCTTTCCCAGAAACCCAAACAGAGCCCAAACGACAACAACAAAAAACGATGCATGCTTCATGCTTTTGTCACTAATTATCTGTTTACAAGTAAATTATGTTAGGACATAACTAATTAAGTATAGCACTAGGAAGAACTTTACGTTTCTATGCGTGATATCATTGATATGGTGACTGTTATCTAATTAAGACATACACATGCAGAAACAGATTtacatgaatagaaaaaaaatgagaCTTTTATAAAAGACAATTTTTGTAATGATGCTAGCTCAACGAACTTGTACTGTCTCGTAAAAATGAATATAAAATCACTACAGGAAGGAGCTGTATACATACTATTATTTACAAAAAGAAATGACGTACCATTTATGAGGACATTTTAAAGCAAAGAGCATAATCATTTTGGTAAAGTGGGATATTGTATAATTATAAGATAACTAGTTGTAGTATTAAGGTAAATTTGCTCTTAAAATAtcaaaaattttactttttttacgtttaaataccaaaaaaatatttatcttaTGGTGAAAGTACTAAAATGTTACCTTTTTGCATTTCAGTAACAATTATTAAGTGTGATTTTTGACTAGCTAATGGTCATGTGTCAACTTTCAACACCAAAAAAATAAAAGGTATTTTagtcataaataaacataaaatttaagtattttaactgtaaattttttttatttattttttagaaagaCGAAAATAATTTTaggattcaatttttttttatacttatttatttttttaaataactaaaataaattttcaatatattttttcattttaaaattatttattatattttaattatgctATGAAAATAAATGATgctatgaaaaaaaataaaaaaacaaacaagaaaatttttattttaaaggaaGAAATAAATGATGGAATGTTAATCAGTTGGAATCAGATTTTATTTTTCATAGGAttgattaaaacataaaaatgcctttttatttatatgaaaagtaaaaataaactattttttaattattttatatattttatatgataAATTTAATAAATGGAAATGTTTAAGAAATCAAATGTGTCTCTCATTTctggaatgaaaaaaaaaagaaaaaatactaaaaaaaaatggcatttctcatgttaaaaatatattttaattgatttaaaaattttaaaaaatattttcatcaaaagataaaataaatccatattaaaatataaataaaaactaaattctaaaacttatttttttcttctccaaaataaatagagaaaaattTACAGTTCAAATACCTAAtagaaattaattagaaaaatatattaaaaaagaataaagaaaaaataaa
This genomic interval from Humulus lupulus chromosome 8, drHumLupu1.1, whole genome shotgun sequence contains the following:
- the LOC133796328 gene encoding uncharacterized protein LOC133796328 produces the protein MKHASFFVVVVWALFGFLGKGFSAVSEVWGQASDFEFGGESGFHTESQVTYNYDRIDEVKEQCKSVLSSASELKTDGNIIKRDLFLKNGDWFQVKGQAPIMPFDDRYRTTEKNSTMFEYISNPKPKGDPLNLVSFQVTHVSPFHRSKKSVSISGTLNLAITEDGESYWYGGRKSPEFHIWPGFSNLLIEFQGVYTESENNGGERVVCMLGNAMLPSRESKPTNPWEWVNASSPYSYENPPSSQDDKILLVLRLPKKLNLTSRAIRGQMSSLNAKANQKYFDDVYIVSQLGRKSSSIYYDFTSDKLVSKACDPYPYKITDDGSLLIPGISVYKGNHFCDMFEEITSNRQPFTVLPNWNCSGKDEFCSKLGPFGINKTDGGFKGVSLYIKVVRCEQSNGHGSTSSAKLSVEFRASPPSENPYTASRRSGIGNLTVAAEGIWNSTSGQLCMVGCPGIVDPEGNGCNSRICLYIPTSFSLKQRSIMYGTFSSISSNAPSYFPLSFQKFINHPSYLRNYFQGSHPSYSYSTATRADTILKKNEDFSLQTTIKKSLLKFPKLEDAANYNVSLSLLSEDLTFYTYAAPDSKTPKSRVRRTNIQMNILSLGPLFGSFSRNTFSFGAVDSETETPYHTKAEYTENQLLLNVSGLLTVTGGEGYSNISVLFLEGIYDQRVGKMFLVGCRDVRASWEILHKSQDLEAGLDCLIDVIVSYPSTTARGLVDSLARINIASKRNDDDPLHFSQVKFQTVPITYRNQREDFLSRRGIEGILRILTLSFAIACITAQLFHTQRNTDSVPYMFLVMLGVQAIGYSIPLVTGAEALFKKASSESYQLYNYLESSRWFDVLDYTVKLLVMVSLILTLRLCQKVWKSRVRLLTRDPLKPHRVPSDKKVLLSNVAIHLIGYLLVLFLRSTRGDQRTRSYAYIGANSIVQSEWEAELEQYVGLVQDFFLLPQVIGNLIWQIDCQSLRKLYYIGITLVRLLPHLYDYVSDPNIPYFPEEYEFVDPSMNFYSKFGDVAIPVTAIVLAVLVYVQQKLSYEKLSQSLTFGRCRLLPFASRIYERLPSTSKAFEAELSPGVNGGNNANEKDHDLE